One genomic region from Metallosphaera tengchongensis encodes:
- a CDS encoding peptide-N4-asparagine amidase: MRLDPTFRKALVVAFSIVLMGTLGALPQAVGSTSDQAVSHYIPYNLTVGSSTLKSLGVDPSFYSFSALSYLTPNVTPVKIIVGENLVFNDTAWKPYYIKVDVPRGNYSLILMNVSVKEVNGTQFDRPLYVFVDGVPVFWGSTQEIENSTAAVDLTTFENLLEGNVTFEPVLVNFYSAKDNVTGVYLMNVTLTLYPGAEPPGLPNGFIPLFVNGTFNYNYSYVILTPTMDSITTHFTVPKGTYRMTALLYEEGGGLDEFWYSNEPATRDILLYYNGLLGSVIPPYETIYTGGIDLFWWKPLTSINTLAFHTPYQVDLTPFLALGNHANVTVTMSNLKTAEQINHSPAFDWDLSGVILLWVNQSNVLLGGQLNVAYSRFVDSTPLFAGGFSGVHYQEGGNYLLEYSSTLHFSDGIEVATVVQSGRFSSYQSFNSIYELAYLDESFHEVSTESGVYNSSMTVQGNFPITLQLSAFLTPISSPSVIPFNLSYAQNGTLSLGVDYAYNFTFNGFRTSQTVNENASAEGGFSGVIEVINSYGGAILVKLTSNNAVTQKDLNFLFLSGQLSSLKGFHESFYAEAVQNSTVNTTGYYVKLQVRLSPINSTNSGGQTESTIYQSSVRQGNLQESRYRLALYPPLYPLSYLQIHVRSFPF; this comes from the coding sequence ATGAGGCTAGACCCCACGTTTAGGAAAGCGTTGGTCGTAGCGTTTTCTATCGTCCTAATGGGGACGCTGGGTGCACTGCCCCAAGCCGTGGGTTCAACCTCTGACCAAGCCGTAAGTCACTATATTCCGTACAACTTGACAGTCGGGAGCTCAACACTTAAGTCCTTGGGAGTCGACCCCAGCTTCTATTCGTTTAGTGCGCTATCGTACCTTACCCCGAACGTCACCCCAGTCAAAATTATCGTTGGGGAGAACCTGGTCTTTAACGACACAGCGTGGAAGCCATACTACATCAAGGTCGACGTACCCAGAGGGAACTACAGCCTTATCCTCATGAACGTATCAGTCAAGGAAGTTAACGGTACCCAGTTCGATAGACCCCTCTATGTGTTTGTTGATGGCGTACCGGTTTTCTGGGGATCAACACAAGAGATAGAGAACTCAACAGCTGCTGTAGACCTGACAACCTTTGAGAACCTGTTAGAGGGAAACGTAACCTTCGAACCTGTTCTGGTTAACTTCTACAGTGCAAAGGATAACGTAACTGGGGTATATCTAATGAACGTTACTCTCACCTTGTATCCAGGGGCTGAGCCTCCAGGGCTACCAAACGGGTTCATCCCACTCTTCGTCAACGGAACTTTCAACTACAACTACTCTTACGTGATATTAACTCCCACCATGGACTCTATAACTACCCACTTTACTGTCCCCAAGGGGACATACAGGATGACGGCCCTCCTCTATGAGGAAGGAGGTGGCTTGGACGAGTTTTGGTACTCCAATGAGCCAGCGACTAGGGACATCCTGCTCTACTACAATGGTCTCCTAGGTTCAGTCATACCACCCTATGAGACAATATACACTGGAGGGATAGATCTCTTCTGGTGGAAGCCCCTTACCAGCATAAACACCCTAGCATTCCATACACCCTACCAAGTGGACTTAACGCCCTTCCTAGCTCTAGGTAACCATGCCAACGTCACTGTGACCATGTCCAATTTGAAGACTGCAGAGCAAATAAACCACAGTCCGGCCTTCGATTGGGATCTATCTGGAGTTATTCTACTCTGGGTAAACCAGTCAAATGTCTTGCTCGGAGGTCAACTTAACGTAGCTTATTCAAGGTTTGTAGACTCAACACCACTATTTGCCGGAGGTTTCTCGGGCGTGCATTATCAAGAGGGAGGAAACTATCTCTTGGAATACTCCTCAACTCTTCACTTCTCTGACGGGATAGAGGTGGCGACAGTGGTCCAGAGCGGGAGATTCTCTTCCTACCAGAGCTTCAACTCCATATACGAGCTTGCGTATCTCGACGAGAGCTTCCATGAGGTCTCCACAGAGAGCGGGGTTTACAACTCATCCATGACAGTTCAGGGCAACTTCCCTATCACGCTTCAGTTGTCAGCTTTCCTAACGCCAATTTCCTCACCCTCTGTTATACCGTTCAATCTGTCCTACGCCCAAAACGGTACCTTGAGCCTAGGTGTTGACTACGCGTATAATTTCACGTTTAACGGCTTTAGGACTTCACAGACCGTAAACGAGAATGCGTCAGCGGAGGGAGGGTTCTCCGGTGTAATTGAGGTCATCAATAGCTACGGAGGGGCTATCCTTGTCAAGCTAACATCCAACAACGCTGTGACGCAGAAGGATCTGAACTTTCTCTTCCTCTCAGGACAACTTAGTAGCCTTAAGGGGTTCCACGAGTCCTTTTACGCTGAGGCTGTCCAGAACAGTACAGTAAACACCACTGGGTACTACGTAAAGTTGCAGGTGAGGTTGTCGCCAATAAACTCGACAAATAGCGGAGGGCAAACGGAGTCTACAATTTATCAGAGTTCAGTTCGTCAAGGTAATCTTCAGGAATCTCGCTATCGTCTGGCCCTATATCCTCCTCTTTACCCTCTGAGCTATCTTCAAATTCACGTTCGGTCCTTCCCCTTTTAG